Genomic DNA from Clostridium sp. BJN0013:
ATCTTTATCGTCCGTTCTTGAAACGACACAGCTGTCTGCCCTTCTGCAAGTTGAACACGCTTTGATGTTTGTTCAACCTTATCTGCAAATAAGTCTACCTGTGGTATTGTCTGGTCTGTAGCTGCTTTATATGCTCTGTATACCCCATATCCTGCAGCCGCAACTCTAGCAATGGCAAGTACATATGGTCCTGCTGCCAATGCTGCACTTCCTAAGCTTGCTATAAATCCACCACTAGCAGCTGTCGCACCTGCCGTTGCAGCTCCGGTTTCTGCGGCAGCAATGCCTGCTTTCTTTATACCTTCTTCCGCAACTTTGGATGCGGTCCCCATCTCTGCAGATTTTTTTACGTATTTACTCCAAAAATCTAAAATATTACCTCCACTTTTAGCTAAACCACCAAATACTTTTAAAGTAGCACCAGCTGCAACAGTAACGCCAGTAAAATCAACAATTAATTTCTGTGTTCCAGGGCTTAAATTCCCAAATGCATCTGCCAATTTTCCTACTGTGTCAGCAATACTTTTTATTGTTGGCGCAAAATTTTCCTCTAGCTTTATAGCTGTAGCTTCAAGGGAACCCTTCATTTGTTCGATAGCCTTTTGAGTTTCGCCCATCTGAGTATTAGCAAGTCTTGATGCGGATGTCTGATCATTAGTTGCTTTAGTATACTTCTGTATACCTTCCGCGCCATTGCTCATTAAGATACTTGCGGCACGTGTCGCATCAGAACCAAAGATTATACTCATTGCGGATTGGCTTGAAGAATCAGATAGCTTTCCCATATGAGTTTGTAACTCTTGAGCAATACCGGCAGCATCTTTCATATGGCCACTACCATCCCATACATTTATACCTAATTCTTTCATTTTTGCCGCTGCTTCATCTGTTGGGGCTCCTAACCTTTGAAGTGCAGTTTTTAAAGAAGTACCTGCATCTGATCCAACAACCCCTCTATCGGCAAAAGCTCCTAATGCTGCCGTAGTGTCTTGAATAGACCAACCTGCCAGATTAGCTTGTGCCGAGCACTGAGCCAATCCTTCTGTTAAGGGTTCTACATCTGTTGAAGATGCTGCAGCAGCTCCTGCAAGTGCATTTGCCGCCTCACTCGCTTGCCCTGCAGATAATCCAAAGGCACCCATAGCTTGAACTATTGTATTGGCTGCATCACCAAGCTGCATACCGGATGAGGCTGCTAATTTCATTGTTGCATCAAGTGCACCAGTTTTAATTTGGGCTTCTGTGAGCCCTCCTTTAGCAAGCTCTGTTATAGCATTTCCCGCCTCTGTCGCTGAAAACTGGGTATCTGCCCCCGTTTTTAAAGCAAGTTCTCTTAGACTTCCCATTTGACTAATAGGTTTATTTAAGGCTCCAGAAGCTTGGCTCATAGAAGTTTCAAAATCTATCCCAACCTTACCGGCTGCTACGCCAATACCAACTAATGGAGCAGACAGCATTAACAAAGTGTCCCCCATTCTTCCAGCAGTATCTCCAACAGTTTTAAATCTTTCTCCACTTTCTTTCAAGGAGGCGCTTAGAGACGTTAATTTAAAGTTAGCAATTTTTCTATTTGTACTATCCAATTGGCTTTCAAAATTTTTCAGTCTTCCTTGTGCATTGTTAAGTTGAATAGTATAGCCTTGAATAGTTTTATTGTTATTCAGGACAGTTCTCTCGTTATTTTTATATTTGTCAGTAAGATCATTAAGATTTTTTTCTAGTTTTTTGTCTCTTCATTTTCTGCACCTAAGACAGCCTTACTTTCTTCATATGCAGTTTTTGCAGCATCAACCTTACTTTTTAAGTCCATCATTTTTTTAGAGTTTTCTTCAAGAGTCTTTTTAGATTTTTCCAATTGCTCTGAATAACTTTGAACTATTTTACGTTGAACTTCTATTTTATCTCCTAAAGATTGGGCATTGTCTTTTAAGCCATCAAGATTTTTGCCCCAGTCCTTAACACCGGCAACACTAGCTTTAAATTCACTATCAATTGTTCCTAAATTTCTTTTTAAATTTTGAATTCCCTTACTAAAGTTGGAATCATCTAACGCCACTCTTACCGCTAGGGAGCTAATTTCTTCTTCCATTACATACTCACCTCCTCCCGATTCTTACCAAAATAAAAAAGCCTTGGAATAAGGCTTTCAAAATATCTCTTTTTATTCTGCAATAGTTTCCTTAGACGCTTTGATTGCAAATATACCAGAAATTAAAAATAAAACAAATACTATAAGGCATGATATAAAGGTTATAGGACTATCTCCTATTGTGGAAAAGAAAGCAGCAATAAAATCAAATATTCCAGCCACTATCATAACCTTTCCAGCCGTTTTAGTTTTACTTTCAACCATCAAGGCATATACAAGCCCAATTATTTGAAAAATAATCCCAATGGAAGCTGCAATTATAACATCATTTGCATTCTTATCAGTAGCTGGTGAATTTAATCCCACATATAATAATCCACCACAACTAATTATACCAACAACTCCAGCAATTATACCTAAAATAAAAGCAGTTTTTTTCATGCAAAAATCCCCCTTCTAATACCTCTATAATATCAAAAAGAAGAATATATTTCCACTATCAGTATTAAATCAAATTCTCAATAGTGGTTCTATTAATTTCTTTATCTTCATCTTTATTTGCTTTATATGCAAGTAAATCAAGATAATAAAAAAAATCCATATTATCTATGGATTCTAAGGATTCGCCTGCCATTAACCTATCTAAATATATATCTTTTATAAAATCCTCCAGAGTTACTTTTCCTTTTTCTCTGGAGTTTCCTTGTTTGGGAATCTATCTAAATGTAACCCTAAGTTACTTATTATTGCACTTATACATTCATCAAATTTAGGGTTTATTTCTTCGGCATTTAAGCCGTCGTATACATCATCTGGTTCAAACTGTTTACCGAATACATCGCATATATATCCTACAATTGTATCTAAATCTTCCGGCTTCACATTTGCATAATTTATTTTAGAATCATTTATAAATTTAAGCGTATCCCTTACAACTCTTGCCTTTGGGTGGGGCATGGTATATTCATTGTCATTTAATTTTATCGTTACATTTTCCATATATAAATTCCTCCTATTAGATTTTTACTACACTGTAAAATTAACCACAATATTATTTGCAAGTTTAGACCCTTGAGAAGTTTTAACTGCTTTTGTTGCTATAGCAATATAACTTCCAGCTTCTAATGCATTTTTAGGGGTTAATGTTACAGTTTTGGCATCCGTACTAATAACTATAGTGGAATCCACTGGCGTACCATCTGCTTTAAGCAAGAATACGGATGAATCATCTACAGTATACTGATTTATTACTTTATTAAATACAAAATTTACTCCACTATTAGCAGCTACTCCCGTAGCTTCATCTGCTGGTGTAGTAATTGCTGTAAGAGGTGCCGTATCAATATTAGGTTGATATACTACATCAAACCAATGTGTCATTGCGTCTGCATCCATACCATTATTTTCATCAGCAACAAATTTCCAATTATCATCATCCCTTGTAACAAATGTAGCCTTAAGACTTGGAGTAGCAAAATCTACTTTATCAGACTTAGTTTTGTATTCTTCTGTTATTTCTTCAAATTTTCCTTTTAATAACCATACAAACCTATAAGTATTATCTCCTTTTAAAGATTTAAACCCTATAGCCACATATGGGGCATTATCATTTCCACTGTGGACTAATACCCCATTATCGTCTATAGTATGCCCTAGTAAATCGGCTTGGGATTGCAGAGGCACATCTTGAGTTTGCAATTCAACATCTATCTCTCCAAGGGTAGTAGAATTTTCGACTGATTTATCATCTGCATACTGCGTAGCAGTATTAGTTTTTGGTGTTATTTTAGCCTGTATTGCAGGACTTAATAGTTTAGGTGCATCATAGCTTATCCCATCATCATGCATTATTGCATATACTAAATTTTTTAATCCTACCTGTCCACTATGTTTTGCCATTATTTATTCCTCCTTAAATCTTCTAAAATAAAAAAGAACACTTCTATAAATGCTCTTCTGCCTGTTGAAATCTTATTATTTTGTGATTAAGTTTTGTATCAGGTTCATAGTCCTCTGTTGCATAGGTTCGATACCAACCTGTGGCAATCATTAAATTTAGAACCTGTATATATAAATCTTCAAAGCTACCTTTCGTAAAAATATTTATCTGAACTGAATATGTTGTAGCTATTTCCTTATCTTCTGCAAAAGCTTCTCCGTACTCATTATAAAACTGATATGTTATATAGGGATCTGCTCGGCCTTCATAAAACAGATGCTTGACTGGAACCCCTATAGGTTTTAAAATATTTTCTATATCATTCATTATAAAGCCCTCCGAATTTCTTCTTTTATTATTTCTGCAACTTCCCTTTTATGTCTTTCATAGGCGGGTTGTATAAATGGGCGAGCTGGCATTTTAGAAGTTCCAAACTCAATGAATTTGCCATAATAAGCTTTGCTTATATCTCCTTGTGATACACCGATTTTGATAGATTTAACTCCATTTTTAGTATTTATTTTTCCAACTGCCAAGGCTTTTCTTAAATCTCCAGTATCATCTTTAAATGCAGTAGTATTTTTCATATCATCAAGAATAGGTTGTGCGCCTGCTTTAAGCGCCCTATTTTCAACACTACTAAATTTAGCGTTTGTAACTTGAAGTTTTTCGATAAGTTCAGACATTCCGGTAAATTCAATATCAACTCCCAATTTTATCACCTCAATTGCAATGTCAAATCTATACTCGGCGGATTGGTATCATATTTATCCTGAATTATCATAATGTCATAATCCGTCTCACCAATAGTTACATGGTCATAAGTATCTATATTATCAAGCTGTGGTATTCTTATAACTTTATCTACTTTCATTTGATTAGCGTCAGCCTGAAAAAACCTTGTAAGCCCCAAGACACGTTTAGAAAATCCCAGGTTCTCATATTTGTTATTTTTCTGTCCGTCATCATCTTCGGTGTAGATAGTGCATACACCATCAGAGAAAGAAATAAATTCAGTCGGCGTCTTGATTCTCATATTATCACCCCACTACCACAGTGGCTTTTCCTGCTCTAATTGCCTTGCTATCCGCGTCTACCTCGACCACCAATATTTCACTACCTGCCGTTGCGCCTATGTCG
This window encodes:
- the gpG gene encoding phage tail assembly chaperone G, with the protein product MENVTIKLNDNEYTMPHPKARVVRDTLKFINDSKINYANVKPEDLDTIVGYICDVFGKQFEPDDVYDGLNAEEINPKFDECISAIISNLGLHLDRFPNKETPEKKEK
- a CDS encoding HK97-gp10 family putative phage morphogenesis protein; translated protein: MGVDIEFTGMSELIEKLQVTNAKFSSVENRALKAGAQPILDDMKNTTAFKDDTGDLRKALAVGKINTKNGVKSIKIGVSQGDISKAYYGKFIEFGTSKMPARPFIQPAYERHKREVAEIIKEEIRRAL
- a CDS encoding DUF4064 domain-containing protein, whose protein sequence is MKKTAFILGIIAGVVGIISCGGLLYVGLNSPATDKNANDVIIAASIGIIFQIIGLVYALMVESKTKTAGKVMIVAGIFDFIAAFFSTIGDSPITFISCLIVFVLFLISGIFAIKASKETIAE
- a CDS encoding phage head closure protein → MRIKTPTEFISFSDGVCTIYTEDDDGQKNNKYENLGFSKRVLGLTRFFQADANQMKVDKVIRIPQLDNIDTYDHVTIGETDYDIMIIQDKYDTNPPSIDLTLQLR
- a CDS encoding major tail protein — protein: MAKHSGQVGLKNLVYAIMHDDGISYDAPKLLSPAIQAKITPKTNTATQYADDKSVENSTTLGEIDVELQTQDVPLQSQADLLGHTIDDNGVLVHSGNDNAPYVAIGFKSLKGDNTYRFVWLLKGKFEEITEEYKTKSDKVDFATPSLKATFVTRDDDNWKFVADENNGMDADAMTHWFDVVYQPNIDTAPLTAITTPADEATGVAANSGVNFVFNKVINQYTVDDSSVFLLKADGTPVDSTIVISTDAKTVTLTPKNALEAGSYIAIATKAVKTSQGSKLANNIVVNFTV